Below is a window of Campylobacter concisus DNA.
CATTGATAGCAATGAGCCTAACTCCCTTTTGTCTTAAGATTTCCATACATTGACCGACTTTAAGATAGTCTCTGCCAAGTCTACTCATATCTTTTACGATTATACAACCTATTATATTACCTTGATTAACTCCGTTCATCATTGCCATAAAGCCCGGTCTATCAAACTGTGTTCCGCTTATTCCATCATTTGTAAAATGTATGATGTTGCTTAAATTATTTTTACCTGCATATTCTTCAAGGATTTTCTTTTGATTTACAATAGAATTGCTTTCTCCTTGAAGTTCATCATCACGACTTAATCTCTCATAGAGTGCTGTTATCTTTTCATAATTCCTCATTTTTACCCCCTTTCTCTTAGTTTCTTAAATAAAAAAGAATTAAGAAGTACATATTTCACTAATATAGTGATTAAGTGTTCTCCTTAATTCTATTACTCCAAGAGCCAGCTAAATTTACTTATACTATTCCCTCTCAAAACAGTCTCGTCTCTTTAAATTTTAATGACCTTCAAGCTTATGGCTACACAGTGGATAAAGCAGGTTTTATGGGAGCTGATTTTAACAAAGCCGCAGGCTTGCCAAAGGACTTTAAAATCCATAAAAGCACACTTGATGAGCTTAGTAGATTTGCCGAGCGCAACCATGTGCTAAACCGCATCAAAAGCAAAGACGAGCAGATAAAGATCTTTGATAACATCGATATGGCTGACACCATAAAGCACTACTACAGACTATTTGATCAAATGACCTCTGCTTTAGGCGATGATAAAAAGAGCTACACCCTTGCAGATATAGGCAAACTACCAAAAGGCTACAGCACAAAAGGCACTCGCTATGATGCCAAAGGACACCTACTAAAAGATCTATCAAACTCTACTATCTCAAACATCTACTCTAGCACTGATGAGCTAAATAGCACTAAATCTCTTAGCAAAGAACTTTCAAGTGCAGGCGTTAGGCTCATAGTAAAAGAGGTTGATTTTACGATGAGCGAAGCAGGCGATGAGTTTAGCTTCAACCCTGATATGTCGGTATATCAAGCAGATGAAGGTTACAGCAAAGAGGCTCTTTTTATGGGATTTTTGCGCAGCTCTAGACCGCTACCAAGTGATAGTGCAAAGACTAAGCTTAGCAGTGCTGCCTTAAATGATATCTCAAGCACTGGAGAGCATAAAGAGTATTTTGTGGATTTTGAAAAAGTGGGTAAGGATAGTGAGAGCATAAAAGCGCTCATAAAAGAAAGACTTAAAGAGCTAACACTTTTAATGTATGCAAGATCAAAGAACATTAACGCAGAAAGTGTTACCTCAAACGAATATGAGAAATTTAAACCAACTAGCGAGGATATAAATTCTCTAGCAAATTCTTGGAGTGAGAGGATAAGCTCTATTAGTAAGACTTTTGTGTAGAGATAAGTCATATATAAACTAAATCGCTAAAAGGTCGATTTAGTTATTGATTATACTCTAGCCCATAAAAGCATTAAACCTAAGTAGGTTGAATTTATATTCTTTAGCTGAATGTGTGTTAGTGTATAAAACAGCATTGCTGGATAGGTGGTAGCAAGATGCTCTAATGCAAATTAATACCATAAAAAGAATTAAAACCTATGAAAGAGATGCTGGAATACCTAAACAAAGTGAGACCTTAGCAATGCTTAATAATATAACCTATTCGCCAAATCTAAATAACAACTCACTATTTGAAGGAAAAGAATTCGCAAGTAGAGTTAATTATAAGAAAGTGATGGGCAATAGCACAAACTTTACTGGAGCTTTTAAATCCTACAATGATGATAAACAAACCATTTGGGGCAAAAAATCAGATAATGATCTAGAAGGACAAAAGATACGTCAAACTTTAGAAAGATTTGGTGTGTCTTTTAGTAATGAGGGTCGCGAGCTCCTTGAATCGTCTAATATAAGTGTGGATGAATTTATTGAGAGATATTCTAAGGTTATAAATAGGGGTATGCCGCAAGAGGTTGGTGACTATGGGCTAATGGATCAAAAAAGCGATCATGAAGAACAAGACAATCAAACTGACACGCAAAAACAAGAAGCCTTTAAACCTATGCAAGTAACTAAAAAATTTAAAACTTATGATATGCAAGCCGATGAAAAATTTAAAGAATTTTACAAATTTATAAAAACTGAATTTGATAATGGCGAAAGTATATTCGAAATTTTAGAAAAAGTCGCAAATAAAAAAGTGGATAAAACCGTATAAAAGGACTAAATTTAGAGCAATCATTGCTTTCTACAATAAAACAAAGTAGCTATTTTTTATTCATCAAGCCATCTTATTTAAAATTTGCTTCTTATCTATCTTTTGCATAAGCTCTAAGACATCTATGCCTCTTTTTTCTTTGAAATTTAAAAGCTCTCTTGCATAGAGAAATTTTTGATCCTTGTTGATATCATAGGTCTCATACTTCTTCTTAACCTGCATAGGTTTAAATTTCTTCTCGCTTTGCTCTTTGGCTAAATTTGCATTGTATTCTTGCTCTTCTTTGTGTAGTTTGGCTAGAAATTCTTTATGCTCTTTTGTAGTTTTTTCTACATCTTCTCTATAAAGCTTCTTAAACTCTTCTATGTTTAGATCAGCTCGGCTAAGTAGAGCTGAGCCTTTTTTACTTGACATCGCATCATCAGGCAGTGATCGCATAAAATTCTCTAGCTCCGTTTCTTCTTCTTTTGTGCCAAGACCAACCATCAGTCCAGATATTGTTGGCTTGCCATCTACTGAGTAGGTAAGTAACCAGTCCATGTGTCCTTGTAAGACACTAATCTCGAGCTCTTCCATGTTTTCTGGATATTTTGCTATCAGCGCACGTCTTTGCTCGATAGTAAAATCATATTTCTTAGAAAGCATAGTATCTATCTTGTTTATAGTATCCGTTATCCAGCCCTCTTTACTTTCATCTATATCAATAAATTTTGGCAATACTTCTGCAAGTGGTTTGTGCATTAGTTTATCTATTAGAGCCTTTTCTTGCTCCTTTGACATTTTTGCATTTTCTTTTTGGATAGTGTTATCTTGTATTGGTGTATTGCTAAGTCCGTTTATGCTAGTTATCATTTTAACTCCCCCTTACGCCTTTATATCAACATCTCTTTTTATACCAAGCATATCTACTAGATATTTTCCAGCTGGGTTTTCATTTAGCTCTTTTACTAAATTTAAAGGTGGCATGCTAAATTTTAAAAAGCTATCCATAAAGTCTTTGCTCTTTTTGCCATCTTTGTCTATCTCACCAAAGAGTAGCTTTAGCATTTTTAGATTATGCTCCATCATCTTTTTAAATGATAGTTCGTCTTCTTCATATCCCCTACGTCTATCTTCAGGAGTGCTGACAAAGCCACTTTGTAAGTCGATATAGATAAAGTCTCTTTTAGATCTAATGTGATCTTGCATATATTTAGGCATACCTGCTATATCGTTATCGGTAGCATTTATAAAGCCAGGTCCAAATTTCATCTCGCCCATAAGTTCAAACAGCTCAAATGCCCTACTAAATTCTTTGCTATCTATGCTCTTATCAAAGCCTTGCTTCTTTCCAAAAACGGTAGTTTCACCTTCTTTGACGTCAAGGTTGCTATTTATAACTGCTGCTAAAAGTCCGCCTTTGGTTATTGAGCCATCTTTATTTGTATATCTTTCGCCGTGCAGATCGATAAAAACACCACTTCCCACACTCTCCTTGCCGCCATTGTTGTTGTTAAAGATATCTGTTGTTGGCTTTAGTGGCTGCCTGCCATCTCCGCCGCTAAAGCTTGGGTTGAAAAAGAGCGTGCTTATCATCTGCTTATTTGACTCTTTGTAGTTAAAGCTAGAAGCAGCTGCATCGAAGTCATAAATAGAATTATGAATTTTTGTTACTTGCATACTTTGGCGGTTATACTCAAAGCCTTGAGGGAAATTTCTTATCTCATCTAAGCTAAAGCTTTCTTTTGAATTTAGTATATCTTCGCCAACTACTTGTGAGAGGATTTTATAAGCATTGCCAGCAGTCTTTGCTATATCTATGCTTTTAAAGGTGCGACTAAAAAATGAAGTCCCCTCTGCAACATTTACTAACGACTCCAGCGTGCTTGAGTGAATTTTATAATCACTTGGTATGCCAGCTTGCTTGTTAAACTCATCTGTAAAGTAGCCATCTTTATCTACCTTGTAGCCTAAAACTAAAGACCTCGTTTGGTTGGTAGAAGCTTTGGTTGATACCTTTATGTTCTTCTCTAAATTCAAGGGGTAGCTACCAAGTGCGTTTATCATCTAATATCCTTTTAGCTTCATACCAAAGATATCGTCTTTTTTGTGAAAAGATTTATTTTACAAAGGTTTTTAGTTTGCATAAATTTACTCCTAAACTCTCGTATCTACCTTTTTATAAAGCCTATCTTTGCTAGATAGCTCTTTAAATTTTAGGTCGTTTTCAAGATAAGTGATGTTGTAAATTTCTTTAGTGGTGATGCTTTTGCCGTTTTCAAGTCCGATTAGGAATTTACTTGTAAATTTATCAGTGAGGTTTTTAACGAGCTTTGCTCCAAGCTCTTTTAGGCTAGATATCTTCTCATCTTGCTTTATACCTATATCTTTAAAGTCAAGTCTATTTAGCTCGATATCATTCATGCTCTTAGCATCTAAATTTATACTTGCTCTTTTACTATCTTTGTCATCTTTGCTTATGAGCTTGCCAGTGTCGTTATAAATTTCTTTTACCTCTAGCTCTCTTCCGCTATCAAATTTAAGCGTGATCGTGCCATTTTTGTTTAGCTTCATAGCTATTACGCTGTCTGTGTCCTTGAGAGCAGCTGCTGCCTTGCTCGTATCACTCTCAAAAGCATGCTTTACTCTTTCTAAATTTTCTAGGCTAAACTCAAGCCCAGTTGCTTTTTCAAATTCACTCTGCATAGCGATCATATAAGATGACTTTGTGGCTTTTAGCTTTGAGATGAGATCATCTGCGTCTTCTACATCATTTTCTTTTAAATTTTTGCTTATCCACTCTACATCTTTGCTGTGAGCGCTAGACTCTTTTTGGTAGTCGTTATAAAATTTCATAAAGCTATCTTTTTGATAGCCTGCGTATGAAAAGCTCTCATCTTGTTTAGATCCAGTAGGTTTTATGACAGGGTTAAACTCGCTAAGCCTTTTCTTGCCGTCAAAGCCAACTTTCTCATAGGCAAAGTTGTTTAAGCCGCTCTCTTCGTTAAATATCTTATTATCCCTAAGATCTACCCAGCCGTCTTGGTCTGCATGGTCTTTGAAAAATTTATTAGTCTCTTCTTTGCCTATCTTTTGGTAGCGATACTCGGCCGAGAAAAGAGTATAAGGGTTTGAGTTGTTTAAACTAACTCTGTAATCAACCGTGTTTTTGCTAGCAAAGTCCATAGTCTCATGGCTTAAATTTCTAATATCCTTTTTGATAAAGTCGTTAAGGTTTATCTCGCTTACAACTTCGCTTAGTTTGAAAATTTTCTCATTTCCGTCTTTGTCGTAGCCTCTAACCTTTAGCTTGTCAAAGTATTTATCACCAGAATTTATCACTCCGTCCTTGTTGCTATCAAAGTTAAATAAAAATCCATTTGCATCTAGCTTGCCTATGCCTAGTTTGTCATTATCGTCATAAAGATCCAAAAAGACCTCTACATCACCCAGTGAGGTTTTTATCGTTTTTTCATAGGCGTAGTCATTTAAATTTGTAAATTTAGTATCTGCTGCCGCAATGGGCTTAATGGGAGTTTTTGAATTTATAGATGAGAAATAGGTTCTAGTTTGATCCACTTTCCTTAGTGCTGAGGCATCTTCGCCAAAGAGATACTTGTTCTCAAAGTCCTTTTTGTCCCAGTTTTTTCGCTGGATATCCACGTAAGAAAAAGCATCATTTGTCCCGCTATCTGCTTTAGCATACTCTGACTTCACGCCACTGGTGCTGGCACTTTGGATGATAGAGTAAGTGCTATTTGAGATAAGCTTAGTAGCGATGTCTTTAAGCTCAGACTTTAAATTTGTATTGTCTAAAGTTTGCACTCTATCTACGCCAAGAAGGACCCTTGAATAGATCATATCTTTGGGTAAATTTATATTTATGGGCTCTAAATTTGGTGATATATTCATTTTAAATCCTTTTAAAATATATATCTTATATCGGCAAATATAAAAAATGTTTAGTAGTTTATAGTCTAAAAGGGCTTAGAGCGAATGCCTACTATGTTATATTTTTTAAAGCTCTCTTGTCTTCGTCCTCTCATCAAATTCTTTTAAAACGTCCATTATCTTGCTTGCTAGTCCCTCAAGCGTTTGATCTTTTTTAAGCTCTAAATTTCTAAGCTTTAAAATCCTGGCTAGTATATCTTTTAGATCTTTTTTACCAGATAGTATCTCATCATAATAAGCCTTTGGTATGCCTATCTCGCTTCTATCTTGTTTTGTAAGTATGAGTTTGTCTCTATATACACTAAGAGCCTCGTCGGTTATCCTTGTTGTGCCACCTTGTAGCACAAGACCTTGCTCGTTTTTTAAAAATGCAACAAAGATTTGTTCCTTTGTATAGCCTTGTTCGTTATCATATACAGACATGTCAGGCTTGAAGTCATATCCAGCACTACTAACCCACATATAAGGGATAGTATGCTCAGTTGTCATCACTTCTGGAGAAAAGTCAAGGAAATTTCCATTGACTTCTACATTTATATCGCTTAGATCATCCCACAGCCTATGTGCATCGTCTGCATCTTGTGTTGTCCTGAAGACATGAGTTATCTTTTCATTGCTCCTATCAGTTAGCCCATCTATCTCATCACTTGACATCCTACCCATTAGATATTCAGAATAATCTATTTTTTTATCTTTTGAAAAGTAGCCCTTTGGCATCTTTGCTAGATCTTCATTTGAGTAAAATTCTTTACCTTTACTGATCACTCCAGCTGAAATTTGATCAAAAATTTTATAGTATTGCTTTATGGTATTTGCTAGATCGATATTTGCAAAACTATCCTCTCCAAAGAGTTGGTTATCTTTTTTTGTTTCCATTGAAAAATTTATACTATTTGGGTGCTTTTGATTGTGTAGCACTATCGCATCAAGTGTGCTTTTGTGGATTTTAAAGTCCTGCGGCAAACCTGCAGCTTTGTTAAAATCAGCCCCCATAAATCCTTTAGCATCTACACTATATCCATAACCCTCTTGTGAAGTAAATTTAGCCTGATAAAGAGAGTCGATAGCGCTAGATGAAACAAAGTCATTTTTAGGAGTAGTGGTTTGGTTGATCGAATTTATATTTGGAGTGTTAGGCAAGAAATTTGCAAAGCCTTCGCTTTTTGTCTGCTTTTGGTAGTGCTGTTTTGTTAAGATGGAGTTATAAGAGACTTTCATAGCTTACTCCTTGAAATTTAGCTTCAAAGAGTAAGCAAAAGTTGTGCCGAAAATTTAAGCGAGATAAATTTATGTTTGCTCGCTTTGAAATAAAATTTTACCTATGGGCAAAAATAAAAGCAAATTTATAGAAAGCATCTTGTAAAATAAATCAATCCTGAAAAAATGTACCGCTTTTTATAAAAACTGTACCATACTTTTAGGAAATTTTAAAGAAAGGGGAACTGCAAAAAGGGCAGTTAAAGTATCGATAAGTAGGACATCTATGGTGTCACGGGGGAGACTTGAACTCCCGACCTCCGGCTTATGAGACCAGCGCTCTAACCAGCTGAGCTACCGTGACACTTTAAAATAAGTTTCGGATTATATAATTTTTAAACTTATTTGTAGATAAAAACCATCTTTATCTACAAACACAAAGTAAAAGCACCAAGAATCAATAAAACGTCTATTTTACGAAATAATTTTGAGCTAGAGATTTATCCTCAGGTGTGATACTAAATTTCTCGCCAGCGACGCTAACTTCAAATTCATTCTCTTTACTTGCTTTTGTATAAGCTAATGCGAGCCTTGCGGCCAGCTCTTTGTCAGCTTTACTAGCGTTTTTACTTATGAAGCTAACGGCTCCTACGATGTCATCACTCTCTTTAAAATTTACTTGATCAAATTTATCATTTGGATGTGCTAAAAGTGCGTTATTATCACTCTCATCACGACCTATTATCATTTTTGCACCATCTGGCAAGCGCAGATGCCTACCAAGCTTTAGCCACGTTACATCGATATCTCGCATCTCTTTATCAAAATTTAGATAATCCTTTATCTTCACAGCAAAGCTCTCGATCGTTAGCAAACATCCACCTCCAGGCGTTGCAAAGTCCTCAAAGCCAAATTCCTTTGCCAAAGCAAGTTGCGGCTTTCTGTCGCGTCCGCTTATATCAAGCAGCTTCTCTCTATCGACCCAGCCCTCGCGCTCTGGCTTAGTTGGTGGCAAGAGCTTAGCGCACATCGGACGAAGCACTAGATCATCCTCGTCATCAGCTAGGTGCTTAACCTGAAAGAGTGCATCTCTGCGCTGACTCATCGGTCTTTGCCCCAGAACTTCGCCTGTGATGATGAAATTCGCATTTTCACTTTTTAGCATATTTAAAGCTGTTTTAAACATGTACCCGTGACAATCAATACAAGGGTTAAACTGCTTGCCATAGCCGTATTTTGGGTTAAAAAGCACATCACGAAGATACTCGTTTCTCATATCAACCACCTTTAAGCTAGCCCCTGCCAAGGCTGCACGGCGCCTTAAAACTTCGTACTTCTCCTCATCCACGCCAAATCCAGTATCCATATAAAGTGCGACCACTTCGATATTTTGATCGCTTATTAGTTTCATCGAGAGCATGCTATCAAGCCCTCCGCTAAACAAAGCTAAAGCCTTCATTTTTATCCTGAAAGTAAAATTTAAAGCCTAAATTTACTAAATCTAGGCTTTTATGAAGTTTATTTAGCAGTGTTAATTACGATTTTTTTAATCACTTCGCTTGCGGCTTTTAGACTGCTAACTGGCAAATACTCGAAGACGGAGTGAAAGTTGTTTGCCCCTGTGAATAAATTTAGTGTTGGCACACCTTTTGCAGATATCACAGCGCCGTCATATCCACCACGCATTGGCTTTATATTTGGTGTGATATTTAGCTCTCTAAAGGCAT
It encodes the following:
- a CDS encoding ATP-binding protein; the encoded protein is MKALALFSGGLDSMLSMKLISDQNIEVVALYMDTGFGVDEEKYEVLRRRAALAGASLKVVDMRNEYLRDVLFNPKYGYGKQFNPCIDCHGYMFKTALNMLKSENANFIITGEVLGQRPMSQRRDALFQVKHLADDEDDLVLRPMCAKLLPPTKPEREGWVDREKLLDISGRDRKPQLALAKEFGFEDFATPGGGCLLTIESFAVKIKDYLNFDKEMRDIDVTWLKLGRHLRLPDGAKMIIGRDESDNNALLAHPNDKFDQVNFKESDDIVGAVSFISKNASKADKELAARLALAYTKASKENEFEVSVAGEKFSITPEDKSLAQNYFVK
- a CDS encoding cell surface protein, translated to MITSINGLSNTPIQDNTIQKENAKMSKEQEKALIDKLMHKPLAEVLPKFIDIDESKEGWITDTINKIDTMLSKKYDFTIEQRRALIAKYPENMEELEISVLQGHMDWLLTYSVDGKPTISGLMVGLGTKEEETELENFMRSLPDDAMSSKKGSALLSRADLNIEEFKKLYREDVEKTTKEHKEFLAKLHKEEQEYNANLAKEQSEKKFKPMQVKKKYETYDINKDQKFLYARELLNFKEKRGIDVLELMQKIDKKQILNKMA
- a CDS encoding flagellar biosynthesis protein FlgG, translated to MGADFNKAAGLPKDFKIHKSTLDELSRFAERNHVLNRIKSKDEQIKIFDNIDMADTIKHYYRLFDQMTSALGDDKKSYTLADIGKLPKGYSTKGTRYDAKGHLLKDLSNSTISNIYSSTDELNSTKSLSKELSSAGVRLIVKEVDFTMSEAGDEFSFNPDMSVYQADEGYSKEALFMGFLRSSRPLPSDSAKTKLSSAALNDISSTGEHKEYFVDFEKVGKDSESIKALIKERLKELTLLMYARSKNINAESVTSNEYEKFKPTSEDINSLANSWSERISSISKTFV
- a CDS encoding response regulator; the protein is MNISPNLEPININLPKDMIYSRVLLGVDRVQTLDNTNLKSELKDIATKLISNSTYSIIQSASTSGVKSEYAKADSGTNDAFSYVDIQRKNWDKKDFENKYLFGEDASALRKVDQTRTYFSSINSKTPIKPIAAADTKFTNLNDYAYEKTIKTSLGDVEVFLDLYDDNDKLGIGKLDANGFLFNFDSNKDGVINSGDKYFDKLKVRGYDKDGNEKIFKLSEVVSEINLNDFIKKDIRNLSHETMDFASKNTVDYRVSLNNSNPYTLFSAEYRYQKIGKEETNKFFKDHADQDGWVDLRDNKIFNEESGLNNFAYEKVGFDGKKRLSEFNPVIKPTGSKQDESFSYAGYQKDSFMKFYNDYQKESSAHSKDVEWISKNLKENDVEDADDLISKLKATKSSYMIAMQSEFEKATGLEFSLENLERVKHAFESDTSKAAAALKDTDSVIAMKLNKNGTITLKFDSGRELEVKEIYNDTGKLISKDDKDSKRASINLDAKSMNDIELNRLDFKDIGIKQDEKISSLKELGAKLVKNLTDKFTSKFLIGLENGKSITTKEIYNITYLENDLKFKELSSKDRLYKKVDTRV